A single region of the Austwickia chelonae genome encodes:
- a CDS encoding YihY/virulence factor BrkB family protein: MNPSTRVHRPHTRHPRPTHCAVTHRHGRHASDATPREYTPADPRARRPHRPALSRSHTSPTRQVGTTCRHTAGLDDVWSARHAGTVTADREVQNMNNDKKIEAATAAKAQSAPAPDAPGKVDSPQMLTKPSWVFAWKKAVQEFSRDECTDQAAALTYYSVLALFPGLLTLVALVGVLGDGQRTVNSALETASQFAPKEALDLIRPVIEQMVTAQAAGFALVIGMLGALWSASGYVGAFSRAMNRVYGVTEGRPLWKLIPTQLVLTFVMLLLVSLVMVAMVVSGPVARTLGDLIDVGDTVVTVWELAKLPVILLIVMVLVAMLYYFTPNVQQPRFRWISVGAAVALASWVVVSSGFGFYVANFGSYNKTYGALAGVIVFLMWLWLTNVSLLFGAELDSELERARQLQSGIVAEECLQLPPRDAAGAEKRGEKLEGSIEEGRQLRLKSEEAHAEGTGRSKDSRRAEAN; encoded by the coding sequence ATGAATCCGTCGACGCGCGTGCACCGCCCGCACACCCGCCACCCTCGGCCCACCCACTGCGCCGTCACCCACCGGCACGGACGCCACGCCTCCGATGCCACGCCTAGGGAGTACACCCCCGCCGATCCGCGGGCCCGCCGCCCGCACCGTCCGGCACTGAGCCGTTCGCACACGAGCCCGACCCGGCAGGTCGGAACGACCTGCAGGCACACCGCCGGTCTGGACGACGTGTGGTCTGCCCGTCATGCGGGTACTGTCACCGCCGACCGGGAGGTGCAGAACATGAACAACGACAAGAAGATCGAGGCCGCGACTGCGGCCAAGGCGCAGAGCGCGCCGGCTCCGGACGCTCCCGGAAAAGTGGATTCTCCGCAGATGCTCACGAAACCGTCGTGGGTCTTCGCGTGGAAGAAAGCGGTACAGGAGTTCAGCCGGGACGAGTGCACCGATCAGGCGGCAGCGCTCACCTACTACTCGGTGCTGGCGCTCTTCCCCGGGCTGTTGACCTTGGTGGCCCTGGTGGGCGTGCTGGGCGACGGGCAGCGCACCGTCAACTCCGCCTTGGAGACGGCGTCCCAGTTCGCGCCGAAGGAAGCACTCGATCTGATCCGCCCGGTGATCGAGCAGATGGTCACCGCGCAGGCCGCCGGGTTCGCCCTCGTCATCGGTATGTTGGGTGCCCTGTGGTCGGCTTCAGGGTACGTCGGCGCTTTCAGCCGGGCGATGAACCGGGTGTACGGCGTCACCGAGGGGCGCCCCCTGTGGAAGTTGATCCCGACCCAGCTGGTGTTGACCTTCGTGATGTTGTTGCTGGTCTCCCTGGTCATGGTGGCGATGGTGGTCTCCGGGCCGGTGGCCCGCACCCTGGGTGATCTGATCGACGTGGGAGACACCGTGGTGACGGTGTGGGAGCTGGCGAAACTGCCGGTCATCCTGCTGATCGTCATGGTGCTGGTGGCGATGCTCTACTACTTCACCCCGAATGTTCAGCAGCCTCGGTTCCGGTGGATCTCGGTAGGCGCTGCGGTGGCTTTGGCCTCGTGGGTGGTCGTCTCCTCGGGGTTCGGTTTCTACGTCGCGAACTTCGGCAGCTACAACAAGACCTACGGTGCGCTGGCCGGTGTGATCGTCTTCCTGATGTGGCTCTGGTTGACGAATGTCTCCCTGCTCTTCGGCGCCGAACTGGATTCGGAGCTGGAGCGGGCCCGGCAGTTGCAGTCGGGGATCGTCGCCGAGGAGTGCTTGCAGTTGCCGCCGCGGGATGCGGCCGGCGCGGAG
- a CDS encoding App1 family protein, which yields MARPHIAAVVEDAWHGQVNGVLQVCGWKPRVIAHAGYGSPAFLRVLSRVVLSRHALDRTEIRADEHGQTMLKPPRELRGWRAFVTAQATGVGVRVDVGERTVYTQTDRSGYVDVTVLDHGLDAGWHEVTITPEDGKAQSVPVMIVGENVRYGLVSDIDDTVMITVLPRMFIAAWNTFVRHEQARHIVPGMAPMYRDLLAEHPGAPIFYLSTGAWNTAPTLTRFLKRHGYPLGPLLLTDWGPTNTGWFRSGQEHKRENLHRLAREFPDIQWILVGDDGQHDPMIYNSFARDRPDVVRAIAIRELTPAEQVLSHGIPVSNEELGPRVVHSQVPVVRAGDGYGLLVKLQRVLARRAPKG from the coding sequence ATGGCTCGCCCCCATATCGCCGCAGTCGTCGAGGACGCCTGGCACGGCCAGGTCAACGGAGTCCTGCAGGTCTGCGGGTGGAAACCGCGAGTCATCGCCCACGCCGGTTATGGCTCACCCGCCTTCCTGCGGGTCCTCTCCCGAGTGGTGCTCTCCCGGCACGCGCTCGACCGCACCGAGATCCGGGCCGACGAGCACGGGCAGACGATGCTGAAACCGCCACGTGAACTGCGCGGATGGCGAGCCTTCGTCACCGCCCAGGCCACCGGGGTCGGCGTACGGGTCGATGTCGGTGAACGTACCGTGTACACGCAGACCGACCGCAGCGGGTACGTCGACGTCACCGTCCTCGACCACGGCCTGGACGCCGGCTGGCACGAGGTGACCATCACCCCCGAGGACGGAAAAGCCCAGAGCGTCCCGGTGATGATCGTCGGCGAGAACGTCCGGTACGGTCTGGTCAGCGACATCGACGACACCGTGATGATCACCGTGCTGCCGCGCATGTTCATCGCCGCGTGGAACACCTTCGTCCGGCACGAACAGGCCCGGCACATCGTGCCCGGGATGGCGCCGATGTACCGCGACCTGCTGGCGGAACACCCTGGAGCACCGATCTTCTACCTGTCGACCGGGGCGTGGAACACCGCCCCGACGCTGACACGCTTCCTGAAGCGGCACGGCTACCCCCTCGGCCCGCTGCTCCTCACCGACTGGGGGCCGACGAACACCGGATGGTTCCGCTCCGGGCAGGAACACAAACGGGAGAACCTGCACCGCCTGGCCCGGGAATTCCCCGATATCCAGTGGATCTTGGTCGGTGACGACGGCCAACACGACCCGATGATCTACAACTCCTTCGCCCGCGACCGGCCAGACGTGGTGCGGGCCATCGCGATCCGTGAACTGACGCCTGCCGAGCAGGTACTGAGCCACGGCATCCCGGTGTCCAACGAGGAACTGGGCCCGCGGGTGGTGCACAGCCAGGTGCCGGTGGTCCGCGCCGGCGACGGGTACGGGCTATTGGTGAAATTGCAGCGGGTGCTGGCTCGGCGCGCGCCGAAGGGCTGA
- a CDS encoding rhodanese-like domain-containing protein, with product MTKIPAQPQPGAPTVGHAELADDVCLVDVREFHEWELGHAPCSICIPLGELEGRLDELPEEGRVVICCVDGVVASRAVAFLAEAGFDAVSLDGGMRAWARGNRPLAHSGPGAPEVR from the coding sequence ATGACGAAGATCCCGGCGCAGCCGCAGCCCGGAGCGCCCACCGTCGGTCACGCCGAGCTCGCCGACGACGTCTGCTTGGTCGATGTGCGGGAGTTCCACGAGTGGGAGCTCGGTCATGCCCCTTGTTCGATCTGTATCCCTCTCGGCGAGTTGGAGGGTCGGCTCGACGAGCTGCCTGAGGAGGGCCGGGTCGTGATCTGCTGCGTCGATGGGGTGGTGGCCTCCCGGGCGGTGGCTTTCCTGGCGGAGGCCGGTTTCGACGCGGTCAGTCTGGACGGCGGGATGAGGGCGTGGGCGCGGGGTAATCGTCCGCTCGCGCACAGCGGGCCGGGGGCACCCGAGGTGCGCTGA
- a CDS encoding ATP-binding protein, whose product MDPIRNPYAPGAGQRPPELAGRDEQLRTFDVVLERVAKGRPERSVVLTGLRGVGKTVLLNTLRSSAVRAGWGTGKFEARPDQTLRRPMSAALHVAVRELGHPSGDEVDHVLGVLKAFALRDAAPTAKLRERWQPGIDVPAVAGRADSGDIEIDLVELLTDVGGLAQDVGKGVALFIDEMQDLRPDDVSALCAAFHEISQNTLPVIAVGAGLPHLPAVLSASKSYSERLFRYSRIDRLDRAAAEAALQVPARDEDAEFAPDALDAMYVATGGYPYFIQAYGKVAWDAAPQSPVTAADVAVAAPEAEEELAVGFFGSRYERATPGEREYLRAMADVAEAMRADGEELDDSASVPTSRVADHLSRKPQSLSPARDGLMKKGLIYSGERGRIAFTVPHFGRYLLTTG is encoded by the coding sequence GTGGATCCGATCCGTAATCCTTATGCGCCCGGCGCCGGTCAACGGCCCCCTGAACTGGCCGGACGGGACGAACAACTCCGTACGTTCGACGTCGTCCTGGAACGGGTCGCCAAAGGACGGCCGGAACGGTCGGTCGTGCTGACCGGTCTGCGCGGCGTCGGCAAGACCGTGCTGTTGAACACCCTGCGCAGTTCAGCGGTGCGGGCCGGGTGGGGGACGGGCAAGTTCGAGGCCCGCCCGGATCAGACCCTACGCCGTCCGATGAGCGCGGCCCTGCACGTCGCGGTGCGGGAGCTCGGGCATCCCAGCGGCGACGAGGTCGACCATGTGCTCGGCGTGCTGAAGGCTTTCGCCCTACGGGATGCCGCGCCCACGGCGAAGCTGCGGGAGCGTTGGCAGCCGGGCATCGACGTCCCCGCCGTCGCCGGACGCGCCGACTCGGGGGACATCGAGATCGACCTGGTCGAACTGCTCACCGATGTCGGCGGCCTGGCCCAGGACGTCGGTAAAGGGGTGGCCCTGTTCATCGACGAGATGCAGGACCTGCGGCCTGACGACGTGTCGGCGCTGTGTGCGGCCTTCCACGAGATTTCGCAGAACACGCTGCCGGTGATCGCCGTCGGTGCCGGGCTGCCCCATCTGCCGGCGGTGCTCTCCGCATCGAAGTCGTACTCCGAACGGTTGTTCCGTTATTCGCGGATCGACCGCCTCGACCGGGCGGCCGCCGAGGCCGCTCTGCAAGTACCGGCCCGGGACGAGGACGCCGAGTTCGCGCCGGACGCCCTGGACGCGATGTATGTTGCCACCGGCGGTTACCCCTACTTCATCCAGGCCTACGGGAAGGTCGCCTGGGATGCGGCGCCGCAGAGCCCGGTGACCGCAGCCGACGTGGCGGTCGCCGCCCCGGAGGCCGAGGAAGAACTCGCCGTCGGTTTCTTCGGGTCACGGTACGAACGGGCCACCCCGGGAGAGCGCGAATATCTGCGGGCGATGGCCGATGTCGCCGAAGCCATGCGCGCCGACGGCGAAGAACTCGACGATTCGGCATCGGTGCCGACCTCACGGGTCGCCGACCATCTGAGCCGTAAACCGCAGTCGCTCTCCCCGGCGCGAGACGGCCTGATGAAGAAAGGACTGATCTATTCGGGGGAACGCGGGCGGATCGCGTTCACGGTGCCGCATTTCGGGCGGTACTTGTTGACGACGGGATAA
- a CDS encoding plantaricin C family lantibiotic gives MPNDLSVLDANDASLLDEITEQDYAAVSGACSTNTFTLSNRYGNDGWFCTVTSSRRRSVNS, from the coding sequence ATGCCCAACGACCTGTCCGTGCTGGACGCCAACGACGCCTCCCTCCTCGATGAGATCACTGAGCAGGACTACGCCGCAGTGTCTGGAGCGTGCTCCACGAACACCTTCACGCTGTCCAACCGCTACGGCAACGACGGCTGGTTCTGCACCGTCACCTCATCGAGACGACGATCCGTGAACAGCTAG
- a CDS encoding lanthionine synthetase LanC family protein — MLYMQVLNTLTSAPAGRSSELAVLLSSRVGINSTNTPAIVASEVEGLLNQDIPYFTVDPAAAFVYSAQGDVVGELVASPLELMHSKLARMGEDDLARQVRLVRSAFSATVPDEGMGPVREVGTPEPDSTTFADLAVKVGMDLAGRVSLDRFDHLPATWIGPLAAIETDRPWPPGFLGYDLYTGRLGVGLGMARGVRALGSPLFELVACQLFDNTASILSDETYDPENIGSMGRGAYTGVAGVAWALWTAGRTLERSDWCDVATTSLAAIVEAASPERDSKFLDVIAGVPGLFTVARTIGAPIDLEPLRHRVMAAVVDGLENYEVNTQSGFAHGLSGLLFHLATTGPVPDVITETLMQRLGSFWRPAELNWSTNDTHNRATHGWCHGRAGVTMGVAASGVDPGTYGLPDLTTLVTAIGEDATGYNITHCHGDLGNYDMLRWLVTHKTPDLGHVLEKVQHTLQAGSLSRKLDDPHSRYSLNDGLMVGRAGVLLYAAERIDQSLSISPTTLEVR; from the coding sequence ATGCTGTACATGCAGGTCCTCAACACGCTCACCTCCGCGCCAGCTGGCCGCTCCTCGGAACTGGCGGTCCTCCTCAGCTCCCGCGTCGGCATCAACTCCACGAACACGCCCGCCATAGTGGCCTCCGAGGTCGAAGGGCTGTTGAATCAGGACATCCCCTACTTCACGGTCGACCCGGCCGCGGCCTTCGTCTACTCAGCACAGGGAGACGTTGTCGGAGAACTCGTCGCCTCCCCGCTGGAGCTGATGCACAGCAAGCTCGCTCGCATGGGAGAGGACGACCTTGCTCGTCAGGTGCGCCTCGTCCGCAGCGCGTTCAGCGCGACCGTGCCGGACGAGGGCATGGGCCCAGTCCGCGAGGTCGGGACGCCCGAGCCCGACTCGACTACCTTCGCCGATCTCGCCGTGAAGGTCGGCATGGACCTCGCTGGCCGCGTCTCGCTGGACCGCTTCGACCACCTGCCAGCCACCTGGATCGGTCCTCTCGCGGCAATCGAAACCGACCGTCCGTGGCCGCCCGGTTTCCTCGGCTATGACCTATACACCGGCCGACTCGGCGTAGGCCTGGGGATGGCCCGTGGCGTCCGCGCGCTCGGTTCCCCGCTCTTTGAACTCGTCGCATGCCAGCTCTTCGACAACACCGCGTCGATCCTCTCCGACGAGACCTACGATCCCGAGAACATAGGGTCCATGGGCCGCGGCGCCTACACCGGCGTCGCCGGTGTCGCCTGGGCTCTGTGGACCGCGGGCCGCACCCTCGAACGCAGCGACTGGTGCGACGTGGCCACGACGAGCCTGGCCGCGATAGTTGAGGCGGCGAGCCCCGAGCGGGACAGCAAGTTCCTCGACGTCATCGCCGGTGTCCCAGGTCTCTTCACTGTCGCGCGGACCATCGGTGCGCCGATTGACCTGGAGCCCCTGCGCCACCGCGTCATGGCGGCTGTCGTGGACGGGCTGGAGAACTACGAGGTCAACACCCAGTCCGGCTTCGCACACGGTCTGTCAGGCCTCCTCTTCCACCTCGCCACTACCGGCCCGGTGCCCGACGTGATCACGGAGACACTCATGCAGCGACTGGGATCCTTTTGGCGTCCAGCCGAACTCAACTGGTCGACGAACGACACGCACAACCGGGCTACGCATGGCTGGTGCCACGGCCGCGCCGGCGTGACCATGGGCGTCGCCGCCTCCGGGGTCGACCCCGGGACCTACGGTCTGCCGGACCTGACCACGCTCGTTACCGCAATCGGCGAGGACGCGACCGGCTACAACATCACACACTGCCACGGCGACCTCGGCAACTACGACATGCTGCGCTGGCTCGTCACGCACAAGACCCCCGACCTGGGTCACGTCCTCGAGAAGGTCCAGCACACGCTGCAGGCAGGTTCCCTTTCCCGCAAGCTCGACGACCCCCACAGCCGGTACAGCCTCAACGACGGCCTCATGGTCGGTCGAGCTGGGGTGCTCCTGTACGCCGCCGAGCGCATCGACCAGTCCCTGTCCATCTCGCCCACGACGCTCGAGGTGCGCTGA
- a CDS encoding peptidase domain-containing ABC transporter yields MSRHVPVRHQTTQTECGLVASLALLEHLGRFVPVHEARAVADPGRNGLTGSQIRDLLVAYGCEVKFFRAGAARVAELPLPAIAHWHDDHFIVVERLGDKDADIMDPDVGRRRISREQFEADYSGVMITVRRGEDFEPARRKLFHYWRLHGLHRVLPRRDFAAVAVITAATYAMSMSLPVATARLVDAVTHGSPLQWSWPAVLAAVIGVALVFVGAEALRTFFTSRIVRGLGLSMMESTFGHLLRLPLSFFSTRIPGELMQRLGGVNFVRDALSNRIVSSIFDIGMTVVVLVYVWVVAPVLGAIASGLLLLFVVFLLATRPALTLAIDDEIDALMRSRGIQYDAVSSVAQLKMGGYITDIEQKWRSAYQRSLGALYRRMMWQMGAVGAVSRAFQIFAPLVLLLTGIQMPGAVSLGQIVAVSSLASVMFSGVSSTLATYTDVVTCTRYLEKLEDILGTETEPVGGSRTDLDSGEIRLRNLTFSYAGEPHAVLDDIERTIGEGDLVAVVGQSGSGKSTLGKIICGLFEADQGEIEIGGHALGEYDRDALRRQIGYVPQDVTLHNGTILENLGMGSDLDEAEIERRYRDLDFLDFIDRLPMGYRTMVADLGANFSGGQRQRLAIARVLLRSPRIIVFDEATSALDQINEQRVNRVLRSLGCTRIVIAHRLETVRGADTIHVLEDGRVVERGTHANLLESDGTYSLLYRQGVPA; encoded by the coding sequence ATGTCCCGCCACGTCCCCGTCCGACATCAGACTACGCAGACCGAATGCGGACTGGTAGCCTCGCTCGCGCTCCTGGAGCACCTCGGCCGCTTCGTCCCCGTTCACGAGGCCCGGGCCGTCGCCGACCCCGGCCGCAACGGCCTGACCGGGAGCCAGATCCGTGACCTGCTCGTCGCCTACGGCTGCGAGGTCAAGTTCTTCCGGGCCGGGGCGGCGCGCGTCGCCGAACTGCCTCTCCCCGCCATCGCCCACTGGCACGACGACCACTTCATCGTCGTCGAACGCCTGGGCGACAAAGACGCCGACATCATGGATCCCGACGTGGGCCGCCGGCGCATCAGCCGCGAACAGTTCGAAGCGGACTACTCCGGGGTCATGATCACGGTCCGTCGCGGCGAGGACTTCGAGCCAGCCCGGCGCAAGCTGTTCCACTACTGGCGACTGCATGGTCTGCACCGGGTGCTGCCCCGCCGTGACTTCGCCGCCGTCGCCGTCATCACGGCCGCGACATACGCCATGAGCATGTCCTTGCCCGTCGCCACCGCGAGGCTCGTCGACGCCGTGACTCACGGCAGCCCGCTGCAGTGGAGCTGGCCGGCCGTCTTGGCGGCCGTCATCGGTGTTGCGCTGGTTTTCGTGGGCGCGGAGGCGTTGCGGACGTTTTTCACCTCCCGCATAGTTCGCGGTCTCGGGCTCTCGATGATGGAGTCAACCTTCGGCCACCTCTTGCGGTTGCCGCTGAGCTTCTTCTCGACGCGGATCCCTGGCGAGCTCATGCAACGTCTGGGCGGCGTCAACTTCGTGCGCGACGCACTCTCAAACCGCATCGTCTCGAGCATCTTCGACATCGGGATGACGGTCGTCGTCCTTGTCTACGTTTGGGTCGTCGCGCCGGTCCTCGGCGCGATCGCCTCCGGGCTGCTGCTCCTGTTCGTCGTGTTCCTCCTGGCCACGCGTCCGGCGCTGACGCTGGCCATCGACGACGAGATCGACGCCCTCATGCGTAGCCGAGGCATCCAGTACGACGCCGTGTCCTCCGTGGCGCAGCTCAAGATGGGCGGCTACATCACGGACATCGAACAGAAGTGGCGCTCGGCCTACCAACGGTCCCTCGGTGCCCTTTACCGCCGCATGATGTGGCAGATGGGGGCCGTTGGGGCGGTGAGCCGCGCCTTCCAGATCTTCGCTCCGCTTGTCCTGCTGCTCACCGGCATCCAGATGCCCGGCGCGGTCTCCCTCGGTCAGATCGTGGCCGTCTCCAGCCTCGCCTCGGTCATGTTCTCGGGTGTCTCTAGCACGCTCGCCACCTATACCGACGTCGTGACCTGCACCCGCTACCTCGAGAAGCTCGAGGACATCCTCGGCACGGAGACTGAGCCAGTCGGCGGGTCGCGCACCGACCTGGACAGCGGCGAGATCCGCCTGCGGAACCTGACCTTCAGCTACGCAGGCGAACCCCATGCGGTGCTCGACGACATCGAGAGGACGATCGGTGAGGGCGACCTCGTCGCCGTCGTCGGTCAGTCTGGCTCCGGTAAGAGCACCCTGGGGAAGATCATCTGTGGCCTGTTCGAGGCAGACCAGGGAGAGATCGAGATCGGCGGGCACGCCCTCGGCGAGTACGACCGCGACGCGCTGCGCCGTCAGATCGGCTACGTTCCCCAGGACGTCACGCTACACAATGGGACGATCCTTGAGAACCTCGGCATGGGCAGCGACCTGGACGAGGCCGAGATCGAGCGCCGCTACCGCGACCTCGACTTCCTCGACTTCATCGACCGCCTCCCCATGGGGTACCGCACGATGGTCGCCGACCTCGGAGCCAACTTCTCCGGTGGCCAGCGTCAGCGCCTCGCGATCGCTCGCGTTCTCCTGCGCTCGCCGCGAATCATCGTCTTCGACGAGGCCACGAGTGCCCTCGACCAGATCAACGAACAGCGCGTCAACCGTGTCCTGCGCAGCCTCGGCTGCACCCGCATCGTCATCGCCCACCGTCTCGAGACGGTTCGCGGCGCCGACACCATCCACGTCCTCGAGGACGGCCGCGTTGTCGAACGCGGCACTCACGCCAACCTTCTCGAGTCCGACGGGACGTACTCGCTCCTCTACCGCCAGGGAGTCCCCGCATGA
- a CDS encoding DUF4135 domain-containing protein, with protein MTVSSALGSCQPTSPPLEATFGAGDSHHRGRSVVVLTGNDGSKLVFKPRAPESDLVLEKLLALLGRTSGVDMSKCSPRSLAGTRGCWQEFATSEGVTDARQVHDYFLRFGLLAGLAGAIGAGDLHHENVILRGAYPCVVDSETILQARFMPRDGRLTSVMMHATQRCPGATLMFPARVRKGAFDVFISALGVPWTQVSEKDTFDVVDDGTDAVRLDRTKITMELDGNVVRLNGERVDHLDHLDTIVESYLLAQEALVEHLEEYVAALEAARSALFRIVLRPTQVYGTFLDASVHPSALADPSERQRILHLVKDLDYHDDGRVGARERADLETLDIPAFHCYGGATRLISDGEELSGDYFVLSPVDSAIDGLREFCERPAAHHRFQLETSLNELAAGEDRPYPVPMLGAAFAEGPEVTIDEVLHLLDAAGERGTNEDGIKAVSWLSHLGHDGLETYEIDQTMTFHDTGGIAALLSTRHPGTALAAQATAALQLVETPLGATRCSALAGPASTLFIHGRADLPEPPHVPIGSTELDLMVGTAGLLLAAARLPQPELACIARVRDHLVTWTPRVTWTRAWSDLAHGLIGVDWARFRAAQVLGEDTSTLAAGLVDGLRAALDEPDYGSAWCSGAAGGLVVLADLHASGHPVPEVLLRRMTERVTTSESGVVDVSVCHGVAGRVQALLRADEVGLLPDGRGRARELWRLAGVATRTAGLQTGTPGRTVVLGYRLGWAGVADTAHRLLHGPGLYDAVSLIPFQNKEN; from the coding sequence GTGACCGTCTCGTCGGCGCTGGGCTCGTGCCAACCGACTTCGCCCCCCCTCGAAGCGACCTTCGGTGCGGGCGACAGCCACCACCGGGGACGCAGCGTCGTCGTCCTAACGGGCAACGATGGCTCGAAGCTCGTCTTCAAGCCCCGCGCACCCGAGTCCGACCTCGTACTCGAGAAGCTGCTAGCCCTGCTCGGTCGCACCTCCGGCGTCGACATGAGCAAGTGCTCACCCCGCTCGCTGGCCGGTACGCGGGGCTGCTGGCAAGAGTTCGCCACGTCAGAAGGGGTCACAGACGCCCGACAGGTCCACGACTACTTCCTCCGGTTCGGTCTTCTCGCCGGTCTCGCCGGAGCAATCGGCGCAGGCGACCTGCACCATGAGAACGTCATTCTACGCGGTGCGTACCCCTGCGTGGTCGACAGTGAGACCATCTTGCAGGCCCGTTTCATGCCTCGCGACGGACGCCTGACCAGCGTGATGATGCACGCGACGCAGCGCTGCCCCGGCGCGACGCTCATGTTCCCGGCTAGGGTTCGCAAGGGTGCCTTCGACGTCTTCATCAGCGCACTCGGCGTTCCGTGGACGCAGGTCTCCGAGAAGGACACCTTCGATGTCGTCGACGACGGCACCGACGCCGTCCGGCTGGACCGGACCAAGATCACCATGGAACTCGATGGCAACGTCGTACGTCTCAACGGGGAGCGCGTTGACCATCTCGACCACCTCGACACCATCGTCGAGAGCTACCTCCTCGCGCAAGAGGCCCTTGTCGAGCACCTCGAGGAGTACGTCGCCGCCCTCGAAGCGGCGCGCAGCGCGCTCTTCCGCATCGTCCTGCGCCCGACGCAGGTCTACGGAACCTTCCTTGACGCCTCGGTGCACCCCTCGGCGCTCGCCGACCCGTCCGAGCGGCAGCGTATCCTTCACCTCGTCAAGGATCTCGACTACCATGACGACGGACGCGTCGGTGCCCGCGAGCGCGCCGACCTTGAGACACTCGACATCCCGGCCTTCCACTGCTACGGCGGAGCCACCCGGCTCATCAGCGACGGGGAGGAACTGAGCGGAGACTACTTCGTCCTCTCACCCGTCGATTCCGCGATAGACGGATTGCGCGAGTTCTGCGAGCGTCCGGCCGCCCACCACCGCTTCCAGCTGGAGACGTCACTCAACGAGCTGGCCGCCGGCGAGGACCGCCCCTACCCCGTCCCGATGCTCGGTGCGGCGTTCGCGGAGGGGCCGGAGGTGACGATCGACGAGGTCCTCCACCTCCTTGACGCCGCGGGGGAGAGGGGCACCAACGAGGACGGCATCAAGGCAGTCTCCTGGCTCTCCCATCTCGGTCACGACGGTCTGGAGACCTACGAGATCGACCAGACCATGACCTTCCACGACACCGGCGGCATCGCTGCGTTGCTCTCGACGCGCCATCCGGGCACGGCCCTCGCGGCGCAGGCCACGGCCGCGCTCCAGCTCGTCGAGACACCGCTCGGCGCCACCCGCTGCTCCGCCCTTGCCGGACCGGCGAGCACCCTCTTCATCCACGGGCGTGCCGATCTCCCGGAGCCCCCGCACGTCCCCATCGGGTCCACCGAGCTCGACCTCATGGTCGGTACCGCAGGACTGCTGCTGGCCGCCGCACGCCTGCCGCAGCCCGAGCTCGCCTGCATCGCCCGGGTCCGTGACCACCTCGTCACGTGGACCCCGCGGGTCACGTGGACGCGTGCCTGGTCGGATCTCGCCCACGGTCTGATCGGAGTCGACTGGGCCCGGTTCCGCGCCGCCCAGGTCCTAGGTGAGGACACCTCGACGCTCGCCGCCGGACTCGTCGACGGCCTTCGTGCCGCCTTAGACGAGCCCGACTACGGCTCGGCCTGGTGTTCCGGGGCTGCCGGTGGACTCGTCGTCCTTGCTGATCTGCACGCGTCTGGGCACCCGGTGCCGGAGGTCCTACTCCGCCGGATGACCGAGCGCGTCACGACCTCCGAGTCCGGAGTAGTCGACGTCTCCGTCTGCCACGGCGTCGCCGGTCGTGTCCAGGCCCTGCTCCGCGCGGACGAAGTCGGGCTCCTCCCCGACGGTCGCGGGCGGGCCCGCGAGCTCTGGCGTCTCGCCGGCGTCGCTACCCGCACAGCGGGACTTCAGACCGGCACCCCCGGACGCACGGTCGTCCTCGGCTACCGTCTCGGCTGGGCGGGCGTCGCCGACACCGCGCACCGGCTCCTCCACGGGCCGGGTCTCTACGACGCAGTTTCCCTGATACCGTTCCAGAACAAGGAGAACTGA